From a region of the Clostridia bacterium genome:
- a CDS encoding lipoate--protein ligase yields the protein FSCGEIEVGLVIKAGKIKECKFYGDFFSNEDLTILEKGLVGLKYQEGEIEAFFQKINPEKYFERVEWKELSRLFFP from the coding sequence GTTTTTCTTGTGGTGAAATTGAGGTAGGTTTAGTAATTAAAGCCGGTAAAATCAAAGAATGTAAATTTTATGGTGATTTTTTCAGTAATGAAGATTTAACCATTTTAGAAAAAGGGCTTGTGGGTTTAAAATATCAAGAAGGGGAAATTGAGGCTTTTTTTCAAAAGATTAATCCGGAAAAATATTTTGAGCGTGTGGAGTGGAAAGAATTAAGCCGCCTTTTCTTTCCCTAA